Within the Salvia hispanica cultivar TCC Black 2014 chromosome 4, UniMelb_Shisp_WGS_1.0, whole genome shotgun sequence genome, the region CTGAGTTTGTGGCGAGCTTCTCGGCTGTTCGATGTTCATTCGGTCGGCGGAGGCTGCGGATTTTGCTCGTAGTTTGACTCTGGTTTTGTAGATCTGAGCGGTTCGGATTTTGTCGGTGATGTTGCAGTTTGATAATTTGCTGTTTTTCGCCCCGGGAAGCGGTGAGTATTGAGTGTGAGGATGTTAGATATGCTGgattttgtgttgttttttggGGATTCTTATGCATTTTACGGATTTATCGcattttttcattctattaATGGCATGTCATTTTCGCAAATGCAATTAGAATAGGAAGATTTTGAGTAATTTTGGAGGCGTGTGATGGATTTCATGTTGTTTGCTTATATTTGATTAATCACtatttcaattgatttaatgtGTGTTGCTGATGAGAAAGAGTGATTCTAGTTTAGTTTATGTCTAAGATGTATGATTGTTAGGGAAAGAGGGATTTTAGAGCTGAAGCTTTGATCTCATTTTTGTTATGTGGTTTCGGATTGGCACAGTGGTGTTAAATTCTTTGGAATGGTATTTTGACCCCGAATATGTGGAATTGGATGCGTTGTTGCTGAAAGCCCTATGGTGTGTGCTTTATTTGCAATGTGTGTTGCAGGGTTGCTTTTGGAGGCTCGTTGTCGTTGGTGTCTCTTAAAACAGTTGCTTCTTTTCTGTTGTTTATTATCCTTCACGGATGCTAGTGTACGTCACAAAATGTTGAAAAGAGAAGCTTTATCACCAGCTACCACGTTTTTTGATGCCTCTGCGATGGCAGAACTGCCTCTACCAGACAACAATCTGCTTTCGTCGCCCAAACACCACCATAATCGTTTGAGCCCTCGTGGCGCACCTGCTCAACCTCCTAATTTTGGCCATTTTGAGATTTCTACCCCTCCTTCTAACTCCGGTTTGTCCAGACCTTCGATGGAGAAGAGTGGATCAGCGCCTCCGAACAATCCACCTCAACCTGAACCTAGCACTATGCCTACTGGTTTATCTCAGCCTCCATTATCTCCTAGCCTTTCtagtaagattttttttttttttttgactcTATTCTCTAGCCGAACAATATAGTGCggtgtttcattttttaacaaaCTCATCCTCACATTTTTAGCTTCGTCGATTCTAATGAGGTGTTTGTTTCCTTCTGGCAGGTTGTTGTGGACCAGACATGGTACTCAAACGTGAGAGCCAGGGCTGCCATTGTGTGTATCCAATAAAGCTTGAAATTCTCCTCTTGAATGTTTCAGCCCATCCAAAATGGAATCTTTTTCTTGAACAGTTTGCTTCGCAGCTTGGTCTAAGAGTGTCACAGATTGAGCTCATTAACTTTTATATTGTTGGAATATCTGGTCTTAATATATCAATGGATATTACCCCACATACGGGTTTGAGTTTTTCTTCCAAAGAGGCTGCAGGAATAAACTCCTCATTGTCAACGCACAGAATCCGTCTTGATCCTGCAATAGTGAGTGACTATAAGCTTCTCAACATAACCTGGTTCAAGCCGCCCTTACTGCCTCAAGGTATATTTTTTAGGTGCAAGTTAAAGATCTATTTCAACAATATCATTTTGATCGTGAATCTCTTACATGGATAATAACAACTCAACCTGCTTTCCACTAGTTTGCCGGAACTATAAGTTCTTTAAACTAGCAGGCAGCCCTTAATGGAAAACTTATTCTGTTGTTTTAGGcaagtttaaattatttaaaatattagcatTAAATTGGTTGTTTATAGTTACTGCATTGTCTTTgttaattatgtacttttgTCAATTTTCTGATTCATATTTAGTAATTGACCCTGAGTTATTTCGGTAAACTGGCATCATCTTCCTGGATATGCTATATTCAGACTGAAGTAACCATTTTTGTCTTTTATACAGCGCCAGATTCTGACACAGCTCCATCAGAAGCACCGCCCAACCTTCCATCAAGTCCTGCTTCAGTTTCCCCTTCAAAGAAAGTTAAACATCCAAGTTTGATTCTTGTAATTGGACTTGGAGCTGCGATCCTGATAATTGCTGTGTTCACTGTGGTTATGCTTTGCTTCTGTGTATCTCGTCAAGGGAAGCATATTGAATCTTTCAAAGAAACTGGTATGTAGATAGTTGCATCAAGTTGTGTTTTTATCTGCAGTTTTAATTCCTTCTATATCATTGATAAATTGTTTATTGTTTAGTATGTATGGTTGTTGCCTCTAGAATGGCACAATTGACCTGCCCTCTGATATGAACCACAGTTTGGCAACTCAGTTCTGATGCTATGTTAGTTAAGGTGTGGTTGGCTGCATTCAAAGGAAAAATACACCCTCATCATCTgccttttcttctctttctagCATTTGCTGTCCAATACTCACATCTCTTACCTCTTAGTTTAACTTTTTTGACTTTTGGTACTTTGCTATCATGGATCTATTGGATTCAATTCTCATTATGGATTTCATGTGCTTATTCCCTTTGAAATAGCTAAACAAAGGACTGTTGGAACAGTTCCAGCAGTTGGATCACTTCACCACCACCCAACCAGCACACGGTTTCTCACCTATGAAGAACTGAAAGAGGCTACGAATAACTTTGAGACAACTAATATTCTTGGTGAGGGAGGCTTTGGGAGAGTATTTAAGGGTGTACTAAGTGATGGAACTGCCGTTGCCATAAAGAGACTAAGCAGTGGTGGACAGCAAGGGGATAAAGAGTTCTTGGTTGAGGTTGAGATGCTCAGTAGGCTGCATCACCGTAACTTGGTGAAACTTGTCGGATACTACAGCAACCGTGACTCCTCACAGAATCTACTTTGTTACGAGCTTGTTCCAAATGGCAGTTTGGAGGCTTGGCTTCATGGTATAGACTATTATCTATGATATATCTTTCAAGTTTTTTACTTAAAACACTCTATTTGGAAATGAAAAGCATGCTAATCTGTGAGGTGGTTTCGTTCAGGACCATTGGGACTAAACTGCCCTCTTGATTGGGACACAAGAATGAAAATTGCTCTTGATGCTGCCCGAGGACTTGCTTACTTGCATGAGGACTCTCAACCTTGCGTCATTCACAGAGATTTTAAGGCGTCAAATATATTGCTAGAGAACAACTTTCTTGCTAAAGTTTCAGATTTTGGCCTTGCGAAACAGGCCCCTGAAGGCAGGGCAAACTACCTCTCAACCCGTGTTATGGGAACTTTTGGGTTAGTCGTCCAATCTTTTGGTCATCCGCGAACATTTAATCTCCAAAGCATGATGTTATTATTCTCTTAACACTTGTGACTTCCCAAAATTTACAGGTATGTCGCCCCTGAATATGCTATGACCGGGCACCTACTGGTGAAGAGTGATGTTTACAGTTATGGTGTGGTTCTTCTTGAGTTGTTGACTGGAAGAAAACCTGTAGATATGTCACAGCCTTCCGGCCAGGAGAACCTTGTCACCTGGGTTAGTTTCTCACTCCATGTATCTTCCCCATTTCAACAACATGCTTCACGTAGACACCGTTATTTTGCAGGAGGTTCAACCCTTGATCGATAGATAGTAATCAGTTTTATGTTGTTCTTTGCGTCTCCATTATTGTGATTGTAACTAGCATCGCACAGTCGAGCATAGTTGAGAAATTGAAGGGCGATTTCTCGAGGCACGAATGCTGTCTCGACCCATTCCTTGTTCACATCCATCCATGCTTCCTCAACTCGTTGCGCAAACTCTGATAGCGTCTCTTGCTTCGTTACACTATGTTGTTTCATGTAGCAATCGATCGCAGTCAACATTTGCCCTCCTTTGCTCTCGCGCttcaaattgattttatgcaacaaggttaattaaatgtaaatagCAACTAAATATGAAGTAGAACTAATCTTAAGTAACTTACATGATGAGAGCCTATGTCGTCCCAATATCTACCGACCAAACCCGTTGATATCGCGATTTTGGGCTCACTCTTCATCCAATCAATTGTTTCTTGATTTAGAGATTCGAAACCAGGAATAATAGCAGCAAACAAGATAAAAATGCAGCTGGTTATCTCTGAGTTTTTAACATAGTCTTCAAAAGGAGGCAGTTTTCTCTCCATAACCCACTTTAGCTCTTGATTGTAAGCCCTTCCAAGTTGTTGCACCTGAATGAAATCCACTCATcatattacaaatattatattttttttgaaataatataatactatatctATATAGTACTAACGGTTTCTATGAAATAAGGAATTGCAAAGGCTTTCCCAAGTTTGGGTGCGTCGCGTTCATAATCTTCGAATGTACTCATGATAAAACGATAAACAGTTCTCATGTATTCCGGGAGTCGATCAACTTCATCCATATTCCACCTACAatccaatttaattaagatcAAATCATACATATTGTACATAAAAAGATAGAGAATATATTATGTACCTATTTGATGACTTACTTGTCTAAGATTTCAGTAAAAAGTTGAGCTTCATTGAGTGTAGCATAATTATCATATGTATCATCcatcattccaataatttgtATGCATTTGGTTAGTCCCATTCGAACATGAGAGTACTGAGGTTCATAATGGTATCCAACACCCCAAAAATAGGCCTCCACCAATCGATCTCTTATATATGGTAATTTCGATTTCAGATCAAATTCATTCCACCACCTTTTTTCAAGaacaaataaagaatatattaattaataaatatgcaCGCCCTTAATCttgaaataatagtaatatttaccTAGAGAGTTGGGAGAGTTCTTTCTTGTATAACATCTGCAAAAAGTTGAAGTTAAGTTTAGCTAGTTTGAGAAGAAGTTCATTTCTTGAGGGatctttttcatatatagAGATGAAAATTCGTGCGTAGACGATGGGAACATCTCTATGAAGCGGGCGCTCCAAAGCCCGCTTCACTCTATCTTTAAGGTGAGAATCCAACTCCACTTTGCGACTACTCAAGTAATGCCTTGTGAAATCGGCAGCCTCTTGTAGTATCTTCTCGTCGTTAAATCGAACATGAGCTGCTTCGTACAGGCTTAACATTCCCTCAACGTCGCCTTCTTCGAACATACCATCCTTGTCAACAAACTTGTTGAAAACATCtgttaaattcataaataaagttaaattcgttcatcatatatataattaatgagattaattgtatgtatatatatatatatatatatatatatatgcctatACCACAAGAAATGTGGTGACGGTGTTGCCTCAGCAAGCGAAATCCAAGTGCTGTAGTGAATAAATCGGAATGGTGAAGAAGGTCGTCATCatgtttgatttgtttgagtttgagttcaATTTCGGTCTCGAAAAGATAGGCCAATCCCAACCGCTCAATCGTGTCGATTAATATCAATTGGTTGAGAGGAGTTGCTTTTGCCATTAGCATGTTTCTTGCTTCTTCCTTTAATTCTTCAATTGCTTATTATTTGAGTCCTGGAtagataataaaaacaaaatttatatgataatTCGAAATAATATTCTTGAGTTCCTATCAGTTGAATTTCTCATCAAGTTCAATCAATAACATCCATAACAatgctttatttttaagttGATAAATTCAGAACTCTTTTCACCACTCTCTCAACTTATATAAACTACTTGAACTTAATCGAACTGTATATATACCTGAAGAgcttgtattttttttcttttttttgtttgaagctAAGACGGTTAGCGAAAGCGTGTTCTTAAGAATAATGAAGAAAACCCTTGGTCCAGGAAATCCGTTAGACACTGGGTCTAGGAATTCAGAGAACCTTGAGCTACCTATaggcacacaatcacttccttaACTCTcttttcaaaaaccctcaacccacttTACCTAGGAAAAACTAGTAcgtggaagtagggatcgaatccacagagatgaatgcacAAGTAAACATGTTTAAAGACTTATGgactatatattattttgttggttgctgccacgcaattttagGTTGCGCTTTGATTCCTAGACTTGGTAATTGAAATATGCTAccctaacagctagatctaggtagaaacttaaaaacatgcatattaAGGGAAATGGAGCGAGACAATTGCTAGATCGAACGAACAGTTTCCTAAATTatcctagacctgggaaagcGACTGaatgtggggaccattttctgaaaaggtagagtacgatcgaaaagctgcaaaataactaactaaaggactaactaacagcgacatcatcttctccaacatttATCATGAACAACCAGTTAAAACAAAGCAAGAACGAAAATCAAAGCAAAGTAGACGGAATGAAAAGCAACTAAATCGAAGAGCAGttaaaactaaagcagatcTAGCTACTAGACAAGGTAAAACGAGAATGCAGAatttaaacaactaaatgaaaCACAAACAAGCAGATCCAACCATGGGACGCTTAATCCACTctggatccaagccatccacaccAACCAAACACCATCATCATCTCCGATCCTCACTGATCTACATAGAATGAATCGATCGACAACAGATTTCTTATAAAACAGATTCAAACTCAGATCAACCAACAAGAGACAACAAATCAAACCCCAAAACAACTCAATAagataaacaaaacataaacagACATATTCATTGCAAAATACGAGATATCCGACGATAGAAAACAACACCAATCCCGAGCCTCGAACAGCGAGGACTCGGCGAGTACCAAAAGTAGACAGAAATTTAAAGACAATTAtttcttcgcctccgtagagacggtgttgcacCCAGACTTCCAATGAAACAAGAATCCCCCCCTGAACTTTCCCCCAAGTgagtgtgtagaaaaaggtagGAAAACTAAGCTAGGAGCTAGAAAAAGTGATCCTCCTCTCCATGTAGATTGTGTGCTCCTTTATATAGCAgatagagcttctagactgttctTGTGATTCCCATTTCGCCCTCCAATCGATGCTCCTCAGTCTAGTGGCTGTTCATCCTTCTGCTCAATTTTCCTTGCCAGCTTCCTTCACCAGGCGATCTCTGTAATTCTCCCGGGGCTggcattttctctacacacctggctcaaaAAGGTTTATTAGACCTGAAAAATTGCAGAATTTAACCttataaccaatgcatgaaattagccttatcaataCCCATTGCtgcaatttaatatttttgcaaataatcacaaaatcataatcataaatgaactaaaatttctaaaaaacaTAGGGGAACAGTTAAAAGtagacctgcccaaggtt harbors:
- the LOC125221466 gene encoding gamma-cadinene synthase-like, which encodes MLMAKATPLNQLILIDTIERLGLAYLFETEIELKLKQIKHDDDLLHHSDLFTTALGFRLLRQHRHHISCDVFNKFVDKDGMFEEGDVEGMLSLYEAAHVRFNDEKILQEAADFTRHYLSSRKVELDSHLKDRVKRALERPLHRDVPIVYARIFISIYEKDPSRNELLLKLAKLNFNFLQMLYKKELSQLSRWWNEFDLKSKLPYIRDRLVEAYFWGVGYHYEPQYSHVRMGLTKCIQIIGMMDDTYDNYATLNEAQLFTEILDKWNMDEVDRLPEYMRTVYRFIMSTFEDYERDAPKLGKAFAIPYFIETVQQLGRAYNQELKWVMERKLPPFEDYVKNSEITSCIFILFAAIIPGFESLNQETIDWMKSEPKIAISTGLVGRYWDDIGSHHRESKGGQMLTAIDCYMKQHSVTKQETLSEFAQRVEEAWMDVNKEWVETAFVPREIALQFLNYARLCDASYNHNNGDAKNN
- the LOC125222996 gene encoding receptor-like serine/threonine-protein kinase ALE2 isoform X1, with amino-acid sequence MLQFDNLLFFAPGSGLLLEARCRWCLLKQLLLFCCLLSFTDASVRHKMLKREALSPATTFFDASAMAELPLPDNNLLSSPKHHHNRLSPRGAPAQPPNFGHFEISTPPSNSGLSRPSMEKSGSAPPNNPPQPEPSTMPTGLSQPPLSPSLSSCCGPDMVLKRESQGCHCVYPIKLEILLLNVSAHPKWNLFLEQFASQLGLRVSQIELINFYIVGISGLNISMDITPHTGLSFSSKEAAGINSSLSTHRIRLDPAIVSDYKLLNITWFKPPLLPQAPDSDTAPSEAPPNLPSSPASVSPSKKVKHPSLILVIGLGAAILIIAVFTVVMLCFCVSRQGKHIESFKETAKQRTVGTVPAVGSLHHHPTSTRFLTYEELKEATNNFETTNILGEGGFGRVFKGVLSDGTAVAIKRLSSGGQQGDKEFLVEVEMLSRLHHRNLVKLVGYYSNRDSSQNLLCYELVPNGSLEAWLHGPLGLNCPLDWDTRMKIALDAARGLAYLHEDSQPCVIHRDFKASNILLENNFLAKVSDFGLAKQAPEGRANYLSTRVMGTFGYVAPEYAMTGHLLVKSDVYSYGVVLLELLTGRKPVDMSQPSGQENLVTWVSFSLHVSSPFQQHASRRHRYFAGGSTLDR
- the LOC125222996 gene encoding receptor-like serine/threonine-protein kinase ALE2 isoform X2, whose protein sequence is MLQFDNLLFFAPGSGLLLEARCRWCLLKQLLLFCCLLSFTDASVRHKMLKREALSPATTFFDASAMAELPLPDNNLLSSPKHHHNRLSPRGAPAQPPNFGHFEISTPPSNSGLSRPSMEKSGSAPPNNPPQPEPSTMPTGLSQPPLSPSLSSCCGPDMVLKRESQGCHCVYPIKLEILLLNVSAHPKWNLFLEQFASQLGLRVSQIELINFYIVGISGLNISMDITPHTGLSFSSKEAAGINSSLSTHRIRLDPAIVSDYKLLNITWFKPPLLPQAPDSDTAPSEAPPNLPSSPASVSPSKKVKHPSLILVIGLGAAILIIAVFTVVMLCFCVSRQGKHIESFKETVPAVGSLHHHPTSTRFLTYEELKEATNNFETTNILGEGGFGRVFKGVLSDGTAVAIKRLSSGGQQGDKEFLVEVEMLSRLHHRNLVKLVGYYSNRDSSQNLLCYELVPNGSLEAWLHGPLGLNCPLDWDTRMKIALDAARGLAYLHEDSQPCVIHRDFKASNILLENNFLAKVSDFGLAKQAPEGRANYLSTRVMGTFGYVAPEYAMTGHLLVKSDVYSYGVVLLELLTGRKPVDMSQPSGQENLVTWVSFSLHVSSPFQQHASRRHRYFAGGSTLDR